From the genome of Mixophyes fleayi isolate aMixFle1 chromosome 2, aMixFle1.hap1, whole genome shotgun sequence, one region includes:
- the FBXL3 gene encoding F-box/LRR-repeat protein 3 isoform X1: MISTLTYVTWMKRGRMDGNTSICVSVGELGEMSKKPKNSEDESAEISTVHDWGNLLPDIILQIFQYLPLLDRAHASQVCRNWNNVFHMPDLWRCFEFELNQPATSYLKATHPDLIKQIIKRHSNHLQYVSFRVDSSKESAEAACNILSQLVNCSLKTLGLISTARPSFMDLPKSHFISALTVVFVNSKSLSSLKIDDTPVDDPSLKVLVANNSDTLKLLKMSSCPHVSPAGILCVADQCHGLRELALNYYLLSDELLLALSSEKHVRLEHLRIDVVSENPGQTPFHTIQKSSWDALIKHSPKVNLVMYFFLYEEEFDPFFRYETPVTHLYFGRSVSKEVLGRVGMTCPRLVELVVCANGLRPLDEELIRIAERCKSLTAIGLGECEVSCSAFVEFVKMCGGRLSQLSIMEEVLIPDQKYNLDQVHWEVSKHLGRVWFPDMMPTW, encoded by the exons ATGATCTCCACCCTCACATATGTTACATG GATGAAGAGAGGAAGAATGGACGGTAACACTAGTATTTGTGTGTCGGTCGGAGAGTTGGGGGAAATGTCAAAGAAACCAAAAAATTCAGAAGATGAATCCGCAGAGATATCCACGGTTCATGACTGGGGTAATCTACTTCCTGACATAATACTACAGATATTTCAGTATTTGCCTCTTTTGGATCGAGCACATGCCTCACAAGTGTGCAGAAACTGGAATAATGTTTTTCACATGCCTGACCTGTGGAGATGCTTTGAATTTGAACTAAATCAGCCAGCTACATCTTATTTAAAGGCAACACATCCTGACCTGATCAAACAGATTATTAAGAGGCACTCAAATCACCTGCAGTATGTCAGTTTTAGG GTTGATAGCAGTAAGGAGTCAGCAGAAGCTGCATGCAATATCCTATCACAGcttgtaaattgttctttgaaaaCTCTTGGACTTATTTCAACGGCTCGGCCAAGCTTTATGGATTTACCAAAG TCACACTTCATATCTGCACTTACTGTTGTATTTGTCAATTCAAAATCACTCTCTTCACTTAAAATTGATGATACTCCAGTTGATGATCCATCTCTAAAAGTACTAGTGGCGAACAACAGCGACACTTTAAAACTTCTGAAAATGAGCAGTTGTCCACATGTTTCTCCTGCAG GAATTTTGTGCGTTGCTGATCAGTGTCACGGTCTACGGGAGTTGGCCTTGAACTATTATTTACTGAGTGATGAGCTTCTCCTGGCACTGTCTTCAGAAAAACATGTTCGATTGGAACACCTGCGTATTGATGTTGTAAGCGAGAACCCAGGACAAACTCCATTTCACACCATTCAGAAAAGCAGCTGGGATGCTTTGATAAAACACTCTCCTAAGGTCAATTTGGTCATGTACTTTTTCCTTTACGAAGAGGAGTTTGATCCATTTTTCCGTTATGAAACACCAGTTACACACCTTTACTTTGGGAGATCTGTAAGCAAGGAGGTGCTTGGTCGTGTTGGCATGACATGTCCTCGGCTAGTGGAGCTGGTTGTATGCGCCAATGGACTTCGGCCTCTTGATGAGGAACTGATTCGCATTGCAGAGCGGTGCAAAAGTCTGACAGCCATTGGACTTGGGGAGTGTGAAGTCTCTTGCTCTGcttttgtagagtttgtaaaaATGTGTGGTGGCCGCCTGTCCCAGCTTTCTATCATGGAGGAAGTATTAATTCCTGACCAGAAGTATAATCTGGATCAAGTTCATTGGGAAGTTTCAAAGCATCTTGGCAGAGTCTGGTTTCCAGACATGATGCCTACTTGGTAA
- the FBXL3 gene encoding F-box/LRR-repeat protein 3 isoform X2, whose amino-acid sequence MKRGRMDGNTSICVSVGELGEMSKKPKNSEDESAEISTVHDWGNLLPDIILQIFQYLPLLDRAHASQVCRNWNNVFHMPDLWRCFEFELNQPATSYLKATHPDLIKQIIKRHSNHLQYVSFRVDSSKESAEAACNILSQLVNCSLKTLGLISTARPSFMDLPKSHFISALTVVFVNSKSLSSLKIDDTPVDDPSLKVLVANNSDTLKLLKMSSCPHVSPAGILCVADQCHGLRELALNYYLLSDELLLALSSEKHVRLEHLRIDVVSENPGQTPFHTIQKSSWDALIKHSPKVNLVMYFFLYEEEFDPFFRYETPVTHLYFGRSVSKEVLGRVGMTCPRLVELVVCANGLRPLDEELIRIAERCKSLTAIGLGECEVSCSAFVEFVKMCGGRLSQLSIMEEVLIPDQKYNLDQVHWEVSKHLGRVWFPDMMPTW is encoded by the exons ATGAAGAGAGGAAGAATGGACGGTAACACTAGTATTTGTGTGTCGGTCGGAGAGTTGGGGGAAATGTCAAAGAAACCAAAAAATTCAGAAGATGAATCCGCAGAGATATCCACGGTTCATGACTGGGGTAATCTACTTCCTGACATAATACTACAGATATTTCAGTATTTGCCTCTTTTGGATCGAGCACATGCCTCACAAGTGTGCAGAAACTGGAATAATGTTTTTCACATGCCTGACCTGTGGAGATGCTTTGAATTTGAACTAAATCAGCCAGCTACATCTTATTTAAAGGCAACACATCCTGACCTGATCAAACAGATTATTAAGAGGCACTCAAATCACCTGCAGTATGTCAGTTTTAGG GTTGATAGCAGTAAGGAGTCAGCAGAAGCTGCATGCAATATCCTATCACAGcttgtaaattgttctttgaaaaCTCTTGGACTTATTTCAACGGCTCGGCCAAGCTTTATGGATTTACCAAAG TCACACTTCATATCTGCACTTACTGTTGTATTTGTCAATTCAAAATCACTCTCTTCACTTAAAATTGATGATACTCCAGTTGATGATCCATCTCTAAAAGTACTAGTGGCGAACAACAGCGACACTTTAAAACTTCTGAAAATGAGCAGTTGTCCACATGTTTCTCCTGCAG GAATTTTGTGCGTTGCTGATCAGTGTCACGGTCTACGGGAGTTGGCCTTGAACTATTATTTACTGAGTGATGAGCTTCTCCTGGCACTGTCTTCAGAAAAACATGTTCGATTGGAACACCTGCGTATTGATGTTGTAAGCGAGAACCCAGGACAAACTCCATTTCACACCATTCAGAAAAGCAGCTGGGATGCTTTGATAAAACACTCTCCTAAGGTCAATTTGGTCATGTACTTTTTCCTTTACGAAGAGGAGTTTGATCCATTTTTCCGTTATGAAACACCAGTTACACACCTTTACTTTGGGAGATCTGTAAGCAAGGAGGTGCTTGGTCGTGTTGGCATGACATGTCCTCGGCTAGTGGAGCTGGTTGTATGCGCCAATGGACTTCGGCCTCTTGATGAGGAACTGATTCGCATTGCAGAGCGGTGCAAAAGTCTGACAGCCATTGGACTTGGGGAGTGTGAAGTCTCTTGCTCTGcttttgtagagtttgtaaaaATGTGTGGTGGCCGCCTGTCCCAGCTTTCTATCATGGAGGAAGTATTAATTCCTGACCAGAAGTATAATCTGGATCAAGTTCATTGGGAAGTTTCAAAGCATCTTGGCAGAGTCTGGTTTCCAGACATGATGCCTACTTGGTAA